DNA sequence from the Candidatus Zixiibacteriota bacterium genome:
TATTTCGCCGACTCCTATCATGTTTCCGTTTCTGGTGATCTCGGAGTTTTCGCGGACTCTTGCCCTGGCGGTGCGTCTGTTCGGCAATGTCCTGAGCGGGACTATGATCGCCGCGATCCTTTTGGCGGTAGCGCCTTTTTTCGTGCCGGTGGTGATGCAGGCTTTAAGTCTTCTGATCGGCCAGATTCATGCCTACATCTTCGCGGTTCTGGCGGCGGTCTACATCGGCTCAGCGGCGCGGGCTCGTTCGGAAGAGGAGCATGAAAGCGGTAAAGAAGATGATAAAGATAAAGAAGGGAGAGATGGTGAAAGTGATGAATCCGAAAAATGATCTGATAACGATATACAATTCAATGAATATAGAAGAGGAGGACAACTGATGGACAGCGTAACATTAATCGGAGCGGCTTCGGTTCTGGCCTCCGGGCTGGCGATTTCTATCGGTTCGATCGGTCCCGCTCTGGGTGAGGGTCGCGCGCTGGCGAGGGCGTTGGATTCAATGGCGCAACAGCCGGATGAATCCAGCAATATCACCCGGACCCTGTTTGTCGGCATGGCCATGATAGAATCGACAGCGATTTACTGCTTCGTGATCGCCATCATCCTGATTTTTGCCAACCCGTTCTGGAATCATGTAACCGCGCAGGCGGGAGGTCAATAGAAATGCAAATTGACTGGTTTACATTGATCGCGCAGATCGTAAACTTTCTGATTCTGGTCTGGCTCTTGAAGCATTTTCTCTACGATCGGATCGTCAAGGCGATGGACAAGCGTCGTGAGAAAATCGCCGCAAAAATAAATGAAGCCGACGACACGAAGTCGGAAGCGGAAAAACTTCGCTCCGAATATCAGGATAAGCTTTCTGACCTGGAAGACAAACAAGATGAGATCATATCCGAGGCCAGAGAGAAAGCCGAAGAAAAACGCAAAGAGATGACGCGCCAGGCCAGAGAAGAGATCGAAAAAATGCGCCAAAGCTGGAAGGAAGCGCTCGAAAACGAAAAACAATCAGTCGTAGAAGAGCTTCGTCGCAACGCCGCGCGCCAGGTTTTCGGTATCTCGCGCAAGGTGCTGAATGAATTGGCGGATGTC
Encoded proteins:
- a CDS encoding F0F1 ATP synthase subunit C is translated as MDSVTLIGAASVLASGLAISIGSIGPALGEGRALARALDSMAQQPDESSNITRTLFVGMAMIESTAIYCFVIAIILIFANPFWNHVTAQAGGQ
- the atpF gene encoding F0F1 ATP synthase subunit B, whose protein sequence is MQIDWFTLIAQIVNFLILVWLLKHFLYDRIVKAMDKRREKIAAKINEADDTKSEAEKLRSEYQDKLSDLEDKQDEIISEAREKAEEKRKEMTRQAREEIEKMRQSWKEALENEKQSVVEELRRNAARQVFGISRKVLNELADVEIEERIVERFLDRFSELSQKDMDKLKATAKSKDSDVRIDSAFEISGKNREKLTKRLKQVLDGIKDIDYQTDSDLLGGVVLEAGGQRVEWNIADYLENLENDFKNRLSNLKSETAEAENQTDSERKSESEEK